A region of Cellulophaga sp. RHA19 DNA encodes the following proteins:
- a CDS encoding gliding motility-associated C-terminal domain-containing protein, which yields MKIKQLDSFRIIKKHKAYCFLVLFLCFGFFASAQQVSVQADANAAETGSVSGSFRISRTGNTFTGLRVNFTISGTATNGVDYNTVGGSILIPVLSRSVSLDIEGIVDDTLIEGDESVIITISENANYDINPLAGSDRIAIIDNEPVCATTPNAPELRTGEETTFCDSFTKDLNDYVSSVTPAGTVLTWSSSDDLLDDSSYYDSSVIGFSGEFYGFYLDEANNCVSPPLKITIVQNNSPTVTGTSVSRCGEGVVTLSGTTTDGSLLWYDAPTGGTLVHTGLNFDTPILATTTSYYVEATANGCTSARVEVVATINDQPSSGTGTNTTACSLPGNGRVTAVNLDDQLTDADAGEWTITSTPTSSSITIDANSVDFANQPLGEYQFTYTTTGFVAPCEAETTTITVTVVDCAPTDTDLSVVKTVDKDEVFTGEDVTFTITVENLTGDAVTAIEITDVLNATTGFSYVSDVAQLGTFDSATGIWTIPELAAGESTSIQITAAVVDGGSHINTAEITSSNPVDLATANNQSSVTVGIKQIDMSVSKSVDKTTTTVGDIVVFTITLTNETDGLVTDISVTDRIENAMGFTYVSHTTTAGNYDVATGIWTLNEILGNEEQVLEITAMVLEDGTHENTVEITDSFPLDIANVENNTASVIVTVEPRSNDECGFLFNQFSPNADGVNDFLRINCIENYTGNTLVIFNRLGSEVYSATNYQNNWDGTWKKGDLPNGTYFYVLDLADGSEVKKGWIQIIR from the coding sequence ATGAAAATTAAACAATTAGACAGTTTCCGTATTATAAAAAAACACAAAGCATATTGCTTTCTAGTACTATTTTTGTGTTTTGGTTTTTTTGCATCAGCGCAACAGGTTTCAGTTCAGGCAGATGCTAATGCGGCGGAGACTGGTTCTGTATCAGGAAGTTTTAGAATTTCTAGAACCGGCAATACTTTTACTGGCTTACGTGTAAACTTTACTATATCTGGTACGGCAACCAATGGTGTAGATTACAACACTGTAGGAGGTTCTATTTTAATTCCTGTTCTTAGTAGGAGTGTTAGTTTAGATATTGAAGGTATAGTAGATGATACTTTAATTGAAGGAGATGAAAGTGTAATTATTACCATATCTGAAAATGCAAACTATGATATAAACCCTTTAGCGGGTTCTGATAGAATAGCAATTATAGATAATGAGCCTGTTTGTGCTACAACTCCTAATGCACCAGAGTTAAGAACTGGTGAAGAAACTACCTTTTGTGATAGCTTTACTAAAGACTTAAATGATTATGTATCTAGTGTAACACCTGCGGGTACAGTACTAACTTGGAGTAGTAGTGATGATTTGTTAGATGACTCATCTTATTATGATAGTTCTGTAATTGGATTTTCGGGAGAGTTTTACGGGTTTTATTTAGACGAGGCTAATAACTGTGTTAGTCCACCTTTAAAAATAACAATAGTTCAAAATAATAGTCCAACCGTTACTGGTACTTCTGTATCTAGGTGTGGAGAAGGTGTAGTAACATTATCAGGCACAACAACAGATGGTTCTTTATTGTGGTATGATGCGCCTACTGGAGGAACATTAGTACATACAGGATTAAATTTTGATACACCAATATTGGCAACTACAACATCTTATTACGTAGAGGCAACAGCAAATGGTTGTACGTCTGCAAGGGTAGAGGTTGTAGCAACAATAAATGACCAACCATCTTCTGGTACAGGTACAAACACTACTGCGTGTTCTCTACCAGGTAATGGCAGAGTAACTGCAGTAAATTTAGACGATCAATTAACAGACGCAGATGCAGGGGAATGGACAATAACTTCTACCCCAACATCTAGTTCAATTACAATAGATGCTAATAGTGTAGATTTTGCAAACCAGCCACTAGGAGAATATCAGTTTACATATACAACTACTGGTTTTGTTGCTCCTTGTGAAGCAGAAACAACTACAATAACGGTTACAGTAGTAGATTGCGCGCCTACAGATACAGATTTATCTGTTGTAAAAACGGTAGATAAAGATGAGGTTTTTACAGGTGAAGATGTAACTTTTACAATTACTGTAGAAAACCTAACTGGTGATGCAGTTACAGCTATAGAAATTACAGATGTTTTAAATGCAACTACTGGTTTTAGTTATGTTTCTGATGTAGCACAACTAGGGACTTTTGACAGTGCAACAGGTATTTGGACAATACCAGAGTTAGCAGCTGGTGAAAGTACATCAATACAAATTACAGCAGCTGTTGTAGACGGAGGTTCGCATATTAACACCGCAGAAATAACAAGTAGTAACCCTGTAGATTTAGCTACTGCTAATAACCAAAGCTCGGTTACTGTTGGTATTAAACAGATTGATATGTCTGTTTCTAAATCGGTAGATAAAACAACCACAACTGTAGGAGATATTGTTGTTTTTACAATAACACTTACTAACGAGACCGATGGTTTGGTAACAGATATAAGTGTTACAGACCGTATAGAAAATGCAATGGGTTTTACATATGTTTCACATACAACTACAGCGGGCAATTATGATGTTGCTACAGGTATTTGGACGCTAAATGAAATACTAGGTAATGAAGAACAGGTGTTAGAAATAACAGCTATGGTGCTAGAAGATGGTACACACGAAAATACGGTAGAAATAACGGATTCTTTTCCTTTGGATATTGCCAATGTAGAAAATAATACAGCATCTGTAATTGTTACTGTAGAACCAAGAAGTAATGATGAATGCGGATTTTTATTTAATCAGTTTTCTCCAAATGCAGATGGTGTAAACGATTTTTTACGCATAAATTGTATAGAAAACTATACAGGTAATACACTTGTTATATTTAATAGGTTGGGTAGTGAAGTATACAGTGCTACTAATTACCAAAACAATTGGGATGGTACTTGGAAAAAAGGAGATTTGCCAAATGGTACATATTTTTATGTGTTAGACTTGGCAGATGGTTCAGAAGTTAAAAAAGGATGGATTCAAATCATAAGATGA
- the fabD gene encoding ACP S-malonyltransferase, with product MNAYIFPGQGAQFVGMGLDLYEKYPLAQELFEKANDILGFRITDIMFEGTPEDLKQTKVTQPAIYLHSVIMSKVMGDAFKPDMVAGHSLGEFSALVANGTLTFEDGLKLVSQRALAMQKACEMQSSTMAAVLGLEDNVVEKVCEEIDGVVVAANYNCPGQLVISGEVEAINTACEKLKEAGARRALLLPVGGAFHSPLMEPAREELAAAIENTTFSEPSCPIYQNVPTTAVKDAEEIKKNLISQLTAPVKWTQSVQNMVADGATLFTEVGPGKVLQGLVKKINRASETTSAELA from the coding sequence ATGAATGCATATATATTTCCTGGTCAAGGAGCACAGTTTGTAGGAATGGGTTTAGACCTTTACGAAAAGTATCCTTTGGCGCAAGAATTATTTGAAAAAGCAAACGATATATTAGGTTTTCGTATTACAGACATTATGTTTGAAGGTACACCAGAAGACCTAAAACAAACAAAAGTAACACAACCTGCAATTTACTTACACTCTGTAATTATGAGTAAAGTTATGGGTGATGCTTTTAAACCAGATATGGTAGCTGGGCATTCATTAGGAGAATTTTCTGCTTTAGTTGCAAATGGTACGTTAACTTTTGAAGACGGATTAAAATTAGTTTCTCAGAGAGCATTAGCTATGCAAAAGGCTTGTGAAATGCAATCTAGTACAATGGCAGCTGTTTTAGGTTTAGAAGACAATGTTGTAGAAAAAGTTTGTGAAGAAATTGATGGTGTTGTTGTTGCTGCAAATTATAATTGTCCAGGACAGTTAGTTATTTCTGGAGAAGTAGAAGCTATAAACACAGCTTGTGAAAAGTTAAAAGAAGCTGGAGCAAGAAGAGCATTATTATTGCCAGTTGGTGGCGCATTTCATTCGCCATTAATGGAACCAGCAAGAGAAGAATTAGCTGCAGCAATAGAAAACACTACGTTTAGCGAGCCAAGTTGTCCAATTTACCAAAATGTACCTACTACAGCGGTAAAAGATGCAGAAGAAATAAAAAAGAATTTAATATCGCAATTAACAGCTCCTGTAAAATGGACACAAAGTGTGCAAAATATGGTTGCAGATGGTGCAACTTTATTTACAGAGGTTGGTCCAGGTAAAGTTTTACAAGGATTGGTGAAAAAAATTAATAGAGCATCAGAAACTACATCGGCAGAATTAGCCTAA
- a CDS encoding gamma carbonic anhydrase family protein: MILKEVNGKAPQIGEDCFIAENATIVGDVVMGSQCSVWYNAVLRGDVHFIKMGNKVNVQDGAVIHCTYKKSPTTIGNNVSIGHNAIVHGCTIKDNVLIGMGSIVMDDCIVESNSIIAAGAVVTKGTHIPSGTVFAGMPAKKIKDISVELSEGEVNRIANNYVTYSSWFKDKE, encoded by the coding sequence ATGATACTTAAAGAAGTAAACGGAAAAGCACCACAAATTGGAGAAGATTGTTTTATTGCAGAAAATGCAACAATTGTTGGCGACGTAGTAATGGGTAGCCAGTGCAGTGTTTGGTACAATGCTGTGCTACGTGGAGATGTACATTTTATAAAAATGGGTAATAAAGTTAATGTGCAAGATGGCGCTGTTATACATTGTACCTATAAAAAAAGTCCAACGACCATAGGTAATAACGTTTCTATTGGGCATAATGCCATTGTGCACGGTTGTACTATTAAAGATAATGTGTTAATAGGTATGGGTAGTATTGTAATGGATGATTGTATTGTAGAAAGTAATAGTATTATTGCTGCTGGTGCAGTAGTTACAAAAGGGACTCATATACCTTCTGGAACGGTATTTGCAGGTATGCCAGCAAAGAAAATTAAGGATATAAGCGTAGAATTAAGCGAGGGCGAAGTGAACCGTATAGCTAATAATTACGTAACTTATTCTAGTTGGTTTAAAGACAAGGAATAA
- a CDS encoding LytR/AlgR family response regulator transcription factor — translation MKLNAIIVEDEANSREILTNYLTKYCPTVHLLGEAASIKEGLELIEKHQPDLIFLDVEMPFGNAFDLLDQVPNRTFETVFVTAYNQYAMDALNSHAAYYLMKPINIDELIKAVEYVGEIRSKENALEDQILQPKTNKIDGKITLPQQDGFQVLNVADILFCKADDNYTEIYLENKKILVSKTLKYFEEAMADFPFARIHKSYLVNVNSIAKYKKGKGGSVVLHNGKELLVSASKKKELLSYFE, via the coding sequence ATGAAGTTAAACGCAATTATAGTAGAAGACGAGGCCAATAGCAGAGAAATTTTAACCAACTATTTAACTAAATATTGTCCGACTGTACATTTGTTAGGAGAGGCAGCGTCTATAAAAGAAGGTTTGGAATTAATTGAAAAACACCAGCCAGATTTAATTTTTTTAGATGTAGAAATGCCATTTGGCAATGCTTTTGATTTGCTAGACCAAGTGCCAAACAGAACTTTTGAAACCGTTTTTGTTACCGCATATAACCAATATGCTATGGATGCTTTAAATAGCCACGCCGCATATTATTTAATGAAACCCATTAATATTGACGAATTAATAAAGGCAGTAGAATATGTAGGTGAAATTAGAAGCAAGGAAAATGCTTTAGAAGACCAAATTTTACAACCAAAAACAAATAAAATAGACGGTAAAATAACACTGCCACAACAAGATGGTTTTCAGGTTTTAAATGTTGCTGATATTCTTTTTTGCAAGGCTGATGATAATTATACTGAAATTTACCTGGAGAATAAGAAGATATTAGTGAGCAAAACACTAAAATATTTTGAAGAGGCAATGGCAGATTTTCCGTTTGCACGTATACATAAATCTTACCTTGTAAATGTAAACTCAATAGCTAAATACAAAAAAGGAAAAGGCGGTAGTGTAGTGTTGCATAATGGTAAAGAATTGTTAGTTTCTGCATCTAAAAAGAAAGAACTTTTATCTTATTTTGAATAA
- a CDS encoding histidine kinase: MKLKKYILLYLLFVSVIAFSQVNTGKQFTIKGTVKTKENRNPISGVEVSATSGAIVYTDAFGAYRIKAEVGDYLLFKSLEFETVEYRIKDDEDVDVLVEGLDEDVQLSKSALHKMYLDSAKQFKKIDIGKSIDYIRVSLEQLGKRGNNKERAASYALLGEIYQYHKQYDLAVDNYKESLTYSTTGESQLLLANAYLLNKEYKKAEVLFLKIDGSAKLSTYKKIVLYEGLGDAYKGLKNTSKAVANYTKGLDLAKKELVKPKITDLNTKIAEAYGDANQTEEAVGYFENSLKSAKTEAPQRALEVNDRAADFYSKNSLYNEEMKLRQQSLEDIELLESSSKKKAVKRNAVTKEVEAPITRQRINYKIANNLIVQDKLDEAIPYLEESISEAASEDDLVVQKDATRKLSEVYDDKGDYSKALETYKKYAAVADTLYARKEQEISRAERLSKQIAEKQNRITGLEKDKELYESKSSLARTKQDLYTTTSIKQKILIYALVLGMFLFGIAAFFFYRSNRQQKLANNLLALKSLRSQMNPHFIFNALNSVNNYISKSDERSANRFLSEFSTLMRAVLENSEEDFIPLTKELELLELYVKLEHSRFPDKFNYTITTDPNIDVAAFQIPPMLLQPYIENAIWHGLRYKDELGFLNINLKQKNKETIEITIEDNGIGRKKSAELKTQNQKKQRSKGMGNIKKRVSILNSMYKDKVDVNIQDLNSDGSGTKVLLTLKKD, translated from the coding sequence ATGAAGTTAAAAAAATACATACTACTATACTTATTGTTTGTATCAGTAATTGCTTTTTCTCAAGTTAATACAGGAAAACAATTTACCATTAAAGGCACTGTTAAAACTAAAGAAAATAGAAATCCTATTTCTGGTGTAGAGGTTTCTGCTACTAGCGGAGCAATAGTATATACAGATGCTTTTGGTGCATATCGCATAAAAGCAGAAGTTGGAGATTATTTGTTGTTTAAGAGTTTAGAGTTTGAAACAGTAGAATACCGTATTAAGGATGATGAAGATGTAGATGTTTTAGTAGAAGGCTTAGATGAAGATGTGCAATTAAGCAAAAGTGCATTACATAAAATGTATTTAGATTCTGCTAAGCAGTTTAAAAAAATAGACATTGGTAAGAGTATAGATTATATTAGAGTTTCTTTAGAACAATTAGGAAAAAGAGGTAATAACAAAGAGCGTGCGGCATCTTACGCCTTATTAGGTGAAATATACCAGTATCATAAACAGTATGACCTTGCTGTTGATAATTACAAGGAGTCTTTAACGTATAGTACTACAGGTGAGTCTCAGTTATTGTTAGCCAATGCTTACCTTTTAAATAAAGAGTATAAAAAAGCTGAAGTGCTATTTTTAAAGATAGATGGAAGTGCAAAATTATCAACCTATAAAAAAATAGTCTTGTATGAAGGTTTGGGTGATGCCTATAAAGGACTGAAAAATACAAGCAAAGCAGTAGCTAATTACACTAAAGGGTTAGATTTAGCTAAAAAAGAACTTGTAAAACCTAAAATCACAGATTTAAACACCAAAATAGCAGAAGCTTACGGTGATGCAAACCAAACTGAAGAAGCTGTAGGTTACTTTGAAAATTCTTTAAAGTCTGCAAAAACAGAGGCTCCACAACGTGCTTTAGAAGTAAATGATAGAGCTGCAGATTTCTATAGTAAAAACAGCTTGTATAATGAGGAAATGAAATTGCGCCAGCAAAGTTTGGAAGATATAGAACTGCTAGAAAGCTCATCTAAAAAGAAGGCAGTAAAAAGAAATGCTGTTACTAAAGAAGTAGAGGCGCCAATAACAAGACAGCGTATAAATTACAAAATAGCAAACAATTTAATTGTACAGGATAAGTTAGACGAGGCCATTCCGTACTTAGAAGAAAGTATCTCTGAAGCTGCTAGTGAAGATGATTTGGTGGTGCAAAAAGATGCCACACGTAAACTGTCTGAGGTTTATGATGATAAAGGAGACTACTCTAAAGCTTTAGAAACCTATAAAAAATATGCTGCTGTAGCAGATACTTTATATGCTCGTAAAGAACAAGAAATTTCTAGGGCAGAACGTTTAAGCAAACAAATTGCAGAAAAACAAAATCGTATTACAGGTTTAGAAAAAGATAAAGAGTTGTACGAGAGTAAATCTAGTTTAGCGCGGACTAAGCAAGATTTGTATACCACAACATCTATAAAGCAAAAGATTTTAATTTATGCTTTAGTTTTAGGTATGTTTCTTTTTGGTATTGCTGCTTTCTTCTTTTATAGAAGTAACAGACAGCAAAAATTAGCAAATAATTTATTAGCATTAAAATCGCTTAGATCACAGATGAATCCGCATTTTATTTTTAATGCGTTAAACTCTGTAAATAATTATATATCTAAGAGTGATGAGCGTAGTGCCAACCGTTTTTTAAGTGAATTTTCAACCTTAATGCGTGCCGTTTTAGAAAACTCTGAAGAAGATTTTATACCGTTAACAAAAGAGTTAGAGTTGTTAGAGTTGTATGTGAAGTTAGAGCACTCTCGTTTTCCTGATAAATTTAATTACACCATAACAACAGATCCAAATATAGATGTAGCAGCTTTTCAAATTCCACCAATGCTGCTTCAGCCTTATATAGAAAATGCTATTTGGCACGGCTTACGCTATAAAGACGAGTTGGGTTTTTTAAATATCAACCTAAAACAAAAAAATAAAGAGACAATAGAGATTACTATTGAAGATAATGGAATAGGCAGAAAAAAGAGTGCCGAGTTAAAAACGCAAAACCAAAAAAAACAGCGTTCTAAAGGTATGGGGAATATAAAAAAAAGAGTCTCAATTTTAAATAGTATGTATAAAGACAAAGTAGATGTTAACATACAAGATTTAAATAGTGATGGTTCTGGTACAAAAGTGTTGTTAACTTTAAAAAAGGACTAA
- a CDS encoding vWA domain-containing protein, producing MKNVKQIAGIALLTLCIGTTISCNANTKPKKEITLATQALVDTKKPEKNVVKVALLLDTSNSMDGLINQAKAQLWDIVNKFSYVKCGNEVRPELQIALYEYGNSTIEKQDGYIRQVINFSNDLDEISEKLFSLTTNGGDEYCGEAISTSIKNLDWGTNPDNLKMIFIAGNEPFNQGKLDYKDATSDAKEKGIVVNTIFCGDYNQGANSHWKNGAQLTGGEYIAINHNKKVIHIDTPYDDVIITLNKKLNKTYVSYGSLGSSKMALQSVQDDKAAEMEEAVMVKRAVSKSSRLYNNASWDLVDASKNKNFSVSKIDKKQLPKELQNKSTKEIEAFIETKEKQRKTIQQQIKEANIKREAYIAKNQKEGSKGELENAMISAVVKQGKSKNYTWDK from the coding sequence ATGAAAAACGTAAAACAAATAGCAGGCATAGCATTACTAACCTTATGTATAGGAACTACAATTAGTTGTAACGCTAATACAAAACCAAAAAAAGAAATAACTTTAGCTACACAAGCTTTAGTGGACACTAAAAAACCAGAAAAAAACGTGGTTAAAGTGGCGTTATTATTAGACACTAGTAACAGTATGGACGGTTTAATAAACCAAGCAAAAGCACAACTTTGGGATATTGTAAACAAATTTAGCTATGTAAAATGTGGTAATGAGGTTAGACCAGAATTACAAATTGCCTTGTACGAGTACGGTAATAGTACTATTGAAAAACAAGATGGTTACATTAGGCAAGTAATAAACTTTAGCAACGATTTAGATGAAATATCTGAAAAACTATTTTCTTTAACTACAAATGGTGGAGATGAATATTGTGGTGAGGCTATTAGCACATCTATTAAAAATTTAGATTGGGGTACAAATCCAGATAATCTTAAAATGATTTTTATTGCAGGTAACGAACCTTTTAATCAAGGTAAATTAGACTATAAAGATGCTACATCTGATGCTAAAGAAAAAGGTATTGTTGTAAATACCATTTTTTGTGGAGACTACAACCAAGGTGCAAATAGTCATTGGAAAAACGGCGCACAATTAACAGGTGGCGAGTACATTGCTATTAACCATAATAAAAAAGTAATACACATAGATACTCCTTATGACGATGTAATCATCACTCTAAATAAAAAATTAAACAAAACATATGTTTCTTACGGTAGCTTAGGTAGTTCTAAAATGGCATTACAATCTGTACAAGATGATAAAGCTGCAGAAATGGAAGAAGCTGTTATGGTAAAAAGAGCAGTAAGTAAAAGCTCTAGATTATACAATAATGCCTCTTGGGATTTAGTTGATGCGTCTAAAAACAAAAATTTTAGTGTATCTAAGATTGATAAAAAACAACTGCCTAAAGAGTTACAAAACAAATCTACAAAAGAGATTGAAGCTTTTATTGAAACAAAGGAAAAGCAAAGAAAAACTATACAGCAACAAATTAAAGAAGCAAATATAAAACGTGAAGCTTATATTGCTAAAAACCAAAAAGAAGGCTCTAAAGGTGAGTTAGAAAATGCAATGATTTCTGCTGTTGTAAAACAAGGAAAAAGTAAAAACTATACGTGGGATAAATAA
- a CDS encoding PorP/SprF family type IX secretion system membrane protein: protein MKNLFLALFSFLLLGISSLTAQEGIPVYFDYLSDNYYLVHPSMAGIGEGGKIRATIRKQWFDVEEAPNLQTINAHFRLNEKSGVGAIIFNDANGYHSQTGVKLTYAHHLRFSRDLRNLNQLSFGISAGIMQSNLDESEFNSVTPDPIITGGNISSSYYNMDLGASYNYMEFYAHATILNVLNSKRNVYYKDRADDPNATVVDNLRRYVLSAGYVFGKGDWQLEPSVMLQMTDFTNEKTIDMNAKVYRSLDFGTLWGGLSYRRSFDGALYQNTSGSTKEQRLQLITPIVGVNYKNFLVSYNYSYQMGDIRFDNGGFHQLTLGYNFGQVSEKRFDCKCPAVNY, encoded by the coding sequence ATGAAAAACTTATTTTTAGCCTTGTTTTCTTTCCTGTTACTTGGTATTTCTAGTCTAACAGCGCAAGAAGGGATTCCTGTCTATTTTGATTATTTGTCGGATAACTACTACTTAGTACATCCATCTATGGCAGGTATTGGTGAAGGAGGTAAAATAAGAGCTACCATAAGAAAACAATGGTTTGATGTTGAAGAGGCACCAAACTTACAAACAATAAATGCACATTTTAGGTTAAATGAAAAAAGTGGAGTAGGAGCTATTATTTTTAATGACGCTAATGGTTACCACTCACAAACAGGTGTAAAACTAACGTACGCACATCATTTACGTTTTTCTAGAGATTTAAGAAATTTAAATCAGCTTTCTTTTGGTATTAGTGCAGGTATAATGCAAAGTAATTTAGATGAGAGCGAGTTTAATTCTGTTACTCCAGATCCAATTATTACTGGTGGAAACATTAGCTCATCATACTATAATATGGATTTAGGAGCGTCATATAATTATATGGAGTTTTATGCACACGCTACTATTTTAAATGTTTTAAATAGTAAACGTAATGTATACTATAAAGATAGGGCAGATGACCCTAATGCAACTGTTGTAGATAATTTAAGAAGATATGTATTGTCTGCAGGTTATGTTTTTGGTAAAGGAGATTGGCAATTAGAGCCTTCTGTAATGTTACAAATGACAGATTTTACCAATGAAAAAACCATAGATATGAACGCAAAAGTTTACCGTAGTTTAGATTTTGGTACGCTTTGGGGTGGCTTGTCTTACAGACGTAGTTTTGATGGCGCTTTATACCAAAATACTAGCGGAAGTACTAAAGAACAAAGATTACAATTAATTACGCCTATTGTTGGTGTTAACTATAAAAACTTTTTAGTGTCTTATAATTACTCTTACCAAATGGGAGATATTAGGTTTGATAATGGTGGTTTTCATCAATTAACTTTAGGGTATAATTTTGGACAAGTATCTGAAAAGAGGTTTGACTGTAAATGTCCTGCTGTAAATTATTAA
- a CDS encoding NifU family protein produces MKEHNITIYTTTNPAILKFETNHFITKNNSYEYKNIDDAKNSPLAQQLFYLPFIKTVYISGNFIALERFDIVAWDDVKDEVAQQLVEYLNSGEVIVHEQEDPQSVPATVYAENTPNPAAMRFVANKLIVPTIFEFKNKEEAKDSELATELFKFPFVKEVFLDENYVSVTKTEDADWNEITLEVRESIQAFLTEGKEVVSANSISKQKQEAPATQLQDENLDDTSKQIIDILEEYIKPAVASDGGNIMFKSYNETTKTVNVVLQGACSGCPSSTFTLKSGIENTLKNLMGDKINEVVALNG; encoded by the coding sequence ATGAAAGAGCATAATATTACCATATATACAACAACAAATCCAGCTATATTAAAGTTTGAAACTAATCACTTTATAACTAAAAATAATAGCTACGAATATAAAAATATTGATGATGCTAAAAATTCTCCTTTAGCGCAGCAATTATTTTACTTACCATTTATAAAAACTGTTTATATCTCTGGTAACTTTATAGCATTAGAACGTTTTGATATTGTTGCTTGGGATGATGTTAAAGATGAAGTAGCCCAGCAATTGGTAGAATATTTAAATAGTGGCGAAGTTATTGTTCACGAACAAGAAGACCCACAAAGTGTACCTGCAACAGTTTATGCAGAAAATACACCTAACCCAGCAGCTATGCGTTTTGTTGCTAATAAATTAATTGTACCAACAATTTTTGAATTTAAAAATAAAGAAGAAGCAAAAGACTCTGAGTTAGCTACAGAGTTATTTAAATTTCCATTTGTAAAAGAAGTTTTTTTAGATGAAAATTATGTTTCTGTTACTAAGACTGAAGATGCAGATTGGAATGAGATTACATTAGAAGTTAGAGAAAGTATACAAGCATTCTTAACAGAAGGAAAAGAGGTTGTTTCTGCTAATAGCATAAGCAAGCAAAAACAAGAAGCGCCTGCTACACAATTACAAGATGAAAACTTAGACGACACCTCTAAACAAATTATTGACATTTTAGAAGAATATATAAAACCTGCTGTTGCTAGTGATGGTGGTAACATTATGTTTAAGTCTTACAACGAGACTACAAAAACCGTAAACGTTGTATTACAAGGTGCTTGTAGTGGTTGCCCGTCTTCAACTTTTACTCTTAAAAGCGGTATAGAGAATACACTTAAAAACTTAATGGGAGACAAAATAAATGAAGTTGTTGCTTTAAACGGCTAA
- a CDS encoding dodecin family protein codes for MAILKVIEVLSNSDKSWEDATKKAVVQASKSVKNIKSVYVQDQSAIVKDGEVTEFRVNLKITFEVK; via the coding sequence ATGGCAATTTTAAAAGTTATTGAAGTATTATCTAACTCTGACAAGAGTTGGGAAGATGCAACCAAAAAAGCAGTTGTACAAGCATCAAAATCTGTAAAAAACATTAAATCTGTTTATGTACAAGACCAAAGTGCAATTGTTAAAGACGGTGAAGTAACAGAATTTAGAGTAAACCTTAAAATTACTTTTGAAGTAAAATAA
- a CDS encoding mechanosensitive ion channel family protein: MSILTDYEEYAEKFIAKFWEFLPNLIVAAIILIVGLWVTKFINRMVAKFFAVKDYDPTLESFLQSFIKIALKVVLFVLVITQLGVQSSSLVAVIGAAGLAIGLALQGSLANFAGGVLILLFKPFKVGDFITAQGVDGTVKEISIFTTKLTTFGNQVAIIPNGQLSNNNIVNYNIESTRRDKITVGIGYSSNIKLAKEILLQICSERQDILKEPMPEVYVAELADSSVNLSLRFWAKNEDFWAAHFYVIEELKLRFDDNDIEIPFPQRVMNQAK; this comes from the coding sequence ATGAGTATATTAACAGATTACGAAGAATACGCAGAGAAATTTATAGCTAAGTTCTGGGAGTTTCTCCCTAACTTAATAGTAGCAGCAATTATTTTAATTGTGGGTTTATGGGTAACAAAATTCATTAACCGTATGGTAGCAAAATTCTTTGCGGTTAAGGATTATGACCCAACGTTAGAATCGTTTTTGCAAAGCTTTATTAAAATTGCTCTAAAAGTAGTTTTATTTGTATTAGTTATAACTCAGCTTGGTGTACAATCATCATCATTGGTAGCAGTTATTGGTGCTGCTGGTTTAGCAATAGGTTTAGCACTGCAAGGTTCTTTAGCTAATTTTGCTGGTGGTGTTTTAATTCTACTTTTTAAACCTTTTAAAGTAGGTGACTTTATCACGGCACAAGGAGTAGATGGTACAGTTAAAGAAATATCAATATTTACAACAAAGCTAACTACTTTTGGTAATCAAGTTGCCATTATACCAAACGGACAGTTATCTAACAACAACATTGTAAACTACAATATAGAAAGCACAAGAAGAGATAAAATTACAGTAGGTATTGGATATAGTTCTAATATTAAACTTGCAAAAGAAATTTTATTGCAAATATGTAGCGAAAGACAAGACATACTTAAAGAACCAATGCCAGAGGTATATGTTGCAGAGCTTGCAGATAGTTCTGTTAATTTATCTTTACGTTTTTGGGCTAAAAACGAAGATTTTTGGGCAGCACACTTTTATGTTATAGAGGAATTAAAGCTTAGGTTTGATGATAATGACATTGAAATTCCTTTCCCACAACGTGTTATGAATCAAGCTAAATAA